TCGGTGTGGTTCACGACGATGCGCGCGCTGTACTCGACGGGCCGCACCTTCGTAATGCCGGCCTTGAACTGGTGCAGCGATTCGGTGCCCGCGCCGCCGATGAAGTAGTCGCGGTGCCCCGTCGCCTGGGCCCACTCGAGTTCCTGGTCGTAGAGCGCCACCTGCGGCACCTGGCTGTGGAAGTCAGGATGCACGCCCGCGTAGAGCCCCTGCACGATGCCGCAGCAGTCGGTCACGAGGTGCGCCGCGACGATCTGCTCGCCCGAGCGGAGCACCCAGAGCGCGACCCGGTCGCCGAGCGCGACGACAACATCCTCGAAGTAGCCGAGTGAGAAGCGGTACTCGTCGCGCGCGTGCACCCGCTGCATCGAGAGTTCGTAGAGCTCGTGAAACGCCGCGAGGTTGTCACAGGCAGGCTCACGCTCGAAGCGGAAGTCGCACGCCCGGAACTTGCGGATGCTCTGGCGGTGGCTGCGCCGCATGTTCGCCCGAATCTCCTCGAGCGGGTGATCGAGGGGAATGTCGTAGGTCGCGCCGTGCTCGACGATGGCGCCGAAGGCGGCAAAGTCACTGCGGTGGCCTTCGAGCAACGGATGAAAGCGCAAGAACAACGACACGGTGCCCCTGCTCCGCAGATACTCGAGCAGAGCGCGGATGGCGGCCTGACGCCACTGGGCGCTCGTGCCCTCGGTGCAGAGCGGGGATGCGCGCAGCTCCGCTGAGACCGCGTCCCGCATCCCATCCGGCAGCTCGATGAACCGCAAGGGCACGGCGAACACGTTGTCGCCGTCGCGCACGTGCGCGAGCACGGAGGTGCTCCCCCGCCGGCGGTCGCTCGCCGCGAGATAGCAGGGCAGGTGGTCGATGTCGTGCCGCACGCGTGCGAGCAACGTCGGCCAGCGCGCATCCTCTTGGTCGAGAAGCTGAACTTCCATGCTGCCCTCTCTGTGGACCATCCAAGAGGGAATGCTAGACCTGCCGCGCACGACGAGAGGGGGTGAACCTGTTCGGTTTCACCCCCTCTTGATGAAGAGCTGTTAGGCGCGCGGCACGCGTGCCTCGAGCGCGTCGAGGATGCGCTGCGCGACTTCCTCGACCGAGCCCATGCCGTCCACCTTGACGAGCGAGCCACGCTGTTCGTACACGCCGAGGATCGGCGCCGTCTCGTTCGCGTAGACGTCCTGGCGGTGGCGGATGACCTCTTCGGTGTCATCGACGCGACCGAGCTCCTGCGCACGCTTGAGCAGGCGGGCGACGACTGCATCCGTGTCGACCTCGAGCTGCACCACGGCGTCGATTGCCTGACCCTCGGCCTCGAGCAGCCCCGTGAGGAACTCGACCTGGCCGAGCGTGCGCGGGTAGCCGTCGAGCAGGAAGCCGCCCTTGGCGTCGTCCTGGCCGATGCGGTCCTGCACGAGCTCGTTCGTCAGCGAGTCGGGCACGAGCTCACCAGCGGCGGTGATCTCCTGCACTTTCTTGCCGAGCTCGGTGCCGTTCTTGATGTTCTCGCGGAAGATGTCTCCGGTTGAGATCGCGGGGATGCCGTAGGCCTCGGCGAGGCCGGTTGCCTGGGTGCCCTTGCCCGCGCCGGGAGGGCCAACAATCAGCAGTCGAGCGGGTGCAGTTTGCGTCATCGCAGAAGTCCTTCGTAGTTGCGTTGCTGGAGCTGGGCGTCGATCTGTTTCACAGTTTCAAGACCGACACCAACGAGGATCAGGATAGACGCACCGCCGAGGGGGAAGTTCTGGTTCGCCGAAACGGTGGCGAGCGCGATGAGCGGCAGCAGCGCGATAATTCCGAGGTAAATCGACCCCGGGAAGGTGATTCGGTTGAGCACGTGCGCGAGGTAATCGGCGGTCGGCTGGCCGGCACGGATGCCGGGCACGAAGCCGCCCTGGCGGCGCATGTTCTCGGCGACCTCGTCGGGGTTGAACGCGATGTAGACGTAGAAGTACGCGAAGCCGATGATGAGCAGGAAGTACGTGAGCATGTATGGCCACGTGTCGCCCGAAACGAAGTTGTTCTGAATCCAGATGACCCACTCGGGGGCGGTCGTGCCATCGGTCGGCGTGTTGAACTGCGCGACGAGCGACGGCAGCATCAGCAGCGACGAGGCGAAGATGACCGGGATCACGCCCGCCTGGTTCACCTTGATCGGGATGTAGGTCGACTGGCCGCCGTAGGTGCGGCGACCGACCATGCGGCGCGCGTACTGCACCGGGATGCGGCGCTGCGACTGTTCGACGTAGATGACGGCCACGAGCACGAGGAACGCGAGCACGATGATGACCGCGAAGGTGATGCCGCCGCCGGTGCCGCTCATGAGCGACCACATGGCCTGCGGGAACGAGGCGCAGATCGAGGTGAAGATGAGCAGCGACATGCCGTTGCCGACGCCGCGCTCGGT
The Gulosibacter sediminis genome window above contains:
- a CDS encoding GNAT family N-acetyltransferase is translated as MEVQLLDQEDARWPTLLARVRHDIDHLPCYLAASDRRRGSTSVLAHVRDGDNVFAVPLRFIELPDGMRDAVSAELRASPLCTEGTSAQWRQAAIRALLEYLRSRGTVSLFLRFHPLLEGHRSDFAAFGAIVEHGATYDIPLDHPLEEIRANMRRSHRQSIRKFRACDFRFEREPACDNLAAFHELYELSMQRVHARDEYRFSLGYFEDVVVALGDRVALWVLRSGEQIVAAHLVTDCCGIVQGLYAGVHPDFHSQVPQVALYDQELEWAQATGHRDYFIGGAGTESLHQFKAGITKVRPVEYSARIVVNHTEFGRRCEAWQQRTGLLVGRTDEFFPPYRDSTRIEVVAGHTAG
- a CDS encoding adenylate kinase — its product is MTQTAPARLLIVGPPGAGKGTQATGLAEAYGIPAISTGDIFRENIKNGTELGKKVQEITAAGELVPDSLTNELVQDRIGQDDAKGGFLLDGYPRTLGQVEFLTGLLEAEGQAIDAVVQLEVDTDAVVARLLKRAQELGRVDDTEEVIRHRQDVYANETAPILGVYEQRGSLVKVDGMGSVEEVAQRILDALEARVPRA
- the secY gene encoding preprotein translocase subunit SecY; this translates as MFSAISRVFRTPDLRRKILFTLGMIALYRLGTTIPAPHVNFANVQTCVDGMNTDGQTNLFSMLNLFSGGALMQLSIFALGIMPYITASIIIQLLRVVVPHFEALHKEGQSGQTKLTQYTRYLTIALAVLQATTLLTVARTGGLFGANTDAACSNVLDLVAETTGFDVTTNIIRMVIMVTAMTAGTAAIMWFGELITERGVGNGMSLLIFTSICASFPQAMWSLMSGTGGGITFAVIIVLAFLVLVAVIYVEQSQRRIPVQYARRMVGRRTYGGQSTYIPIKVNQAGVIPVIFASSLLMLPSLVAQFNTPTDGTTAPEWVIWIQNNFVSGDTWPYMLTYFLLIIGFAYFYVYIAFNPDEVAENMRRQGGFVPGIRAGQPTADYLAHVLNRITFPGSIYLGIIALLPLIALATVSANQNFPLGGASILILVGVGLETVKQIDAQLQQRNYEGLLR